The following proteins are encoded in a genomic region of Dehalococcoidales bacterium:
- the purB gene encoding adenylosuccinate lyase — MIERYSRPEMKRIWSDENKFAKWLEVEIAVCEAWADLGVIPREAVPRIKLARVNLKRMEAILKETHHDMTAFLGAVAEGLGEESRFIHLGMTSSDVMDTALSLQMVEAADLLIRDIKDMVAVLAEKAIKYKYTPMIGRTHGIHAEPISFGLKLALWVEEMNRNRQRLKEAVKAIAVGKISGAVGTYATLSPEVEEKACAALGLAPAPVSNQILQRDRHAQFVTTLALIASSLEKFATEIRGLQKTETREAEEPFAAGQTGSSAMPHKRNPELCERVCGMARLMRGYALTSMENIALWHERDISHSSTERIILPDSCLLLDYSLAVFTSVMKGLQVYPARMKRNLELTRGLIFSQRVMLTLIDKGLSRQEAYELVQRNAMKSWKGNKSFLALLSADKEVTAQLLPAELENLFDYQYYLRYIDEIFQRLGLTEAQWQETFTRVEPDELAPRTI; from the coding sequence GACCTGAGATGAAAAGGATCTGGTCAGATGAAAACAAGTTCGCCAAGTGGCTGGAGGTGGAAATCGCCGTTTGCGAAGCCTGGGCTGATTTAGGGGTCATTCCCAGAGAAGCGGTGCCCCGTATCAAGCTGGCGCGGGTCAATCTGAAGCGGATGGAGGCGATTCTTAAAGAGACCCACCATGATATGACCGCTTTTCTGGGCGCTGTTGCCGAGGGTCTGGGTGAGGAATCACGCTTTATTCACCTCGGTATGACTTCTTCGGATGTCATGGATACCGCCCTCAGCCTGCAGATGGTGGAAGCTGCCGATTTGCTGATTCGGGACATCAAAGATATGGTGGCGGTGCTGGCGGAAAAGGCGATTAAGTATAAATATACGCCGATGATTGGCCGCACTCATGGTATCCACGCGGAGCCGATTTCCTTTGGTCTGAAGCTGGCGCTTTGGGTTGAAGAGATGAACCGCAACCGCCAGCGGCTCAAAGAGGCTGTGAAAGCTATCGCCGTGGGCAAGATTTCTGGTGCGGTTGGCACCTACGCCACGCTGTCTCCGGAGGTTGAGGAGAAGGCCTGTGCCGCTTTGGGTCTGGCTCCCGCCCCGGTGTCAAACCAGATATTGCAGCGTGACCGCCACGCTCAGTTTGTGACTACCCTGGCGCTGATTGCCAGCTCCCTGGAGAAGTTCGCTACCGAGATTAGAGGGTTACAGAAGACGGAGACGCGGGAGGCGGAAGAACCCTTTGCCGCCGGGCAGACCGGCTCTTCGGCGATGCCTCACAAAAGGAACCCGGAGCTCTGCGAGCGGGTCTGCGGCATGGCGCGGCTAATGAGGGGCTACGCGCTTACTTCAATGGAGAATATCGCCCTGTGGCATGAGCGCGATATCAGTCACTCTTCTACCGAGCGTATTATCCTGCCCGATTCCTGTCTCCTGCTCGATTATTCCCTGGCTGTTTTTACCTCGGTGATGAAGGGCTTACAGGTATATCCGGCGCGGATGAAGCGCAATCTGGAGCTTACCAGGGGCTTGATTTTCTCTCAGCGGGTAATGCTGACTTTGATAGATAAAGGGTTGAGCCGGCAGGAAGCCTATGAACTGGTGCAGCGCAACGCCATGAAATCATGGAAGGGGAATAAGAGCTTTCTTGCCTTATTGAGTGCTGATAAGGAAGTTACCGCCCAACTGCTACCGGCAGAGCTGGAAAATCTTTTCGACTACCAGTATTATTTGCGTTACATCGACGAGATTTTCCAGCGGCTGGGCCTGACCGAAGCTCAATGGCAGGAGACTTTTACCAGGGTTGAGCCTGACGAGCTGGCACCCAGGACAATATAG